The genomic interval AAGGTCGATAATAATAACATCCCACTTTTCCCCGGCTTTCTCGACAAACTTTCTGCCATCTTCAATTACGACCTGAACTTTAGGATGATTCAATGAACCTTGATTAAATTGTACCAAAGCCTCCAAATTTTTACCGAAATCTATCATCACTTCGTCGATGTCGAGGGTAGTAATTTTCTCCACTTCAGAATAACGAAGGGCCTCGCGGGTCGTTACTCCACCACCCCCACCGATGATTAGAACATTCTTCCGCTTGCGTGCAGCAGCCATTGGAATGTGTACCATCACTTCTGCATAAATACTCTCACCATCTGTTGTGCCAAACATGACGTCACCATTGCTATAAATCAACATTTCACCAATATAATCGACGAGGGCAATCCGCTGGGTGGGGGTTTTAAATGTTCGTAAAATTCGATAGTCACCTTCAGGTTCTTCATCCTTGCAGATATAATCCCTAATAGAATCGCCATGCAATTCAAACGGTTGATCCATACACATCACTCCTTGTCTTTATTATAAATATTATTCTGTGAATAAGATAGAAGTTCCTAAAACCCTCAACTGCCTTATCCTTTAGAGAAAATAAGGCTACTTAAACAAAGCAAAATTAATGAGATTCTTATAAATAAATTTCAATTATATTATGTGACTTTATCTAGCAACTGTATTGTTCTTGATATTAAAGTCAAAAAGCGCTTTACCCACTATCTATCCACAAAAAAAGGGCGTTCCGATGTTATTCGGAAACGCCCTTTCTTATTTATAACACTTCTTTTAAATAGCTTTGTACGTCTGCTTTAAGCTTCGCATATAGCGTAATTTCTTGATCAAAACTTTCTTTTGTCAGCACATTAAATTGCTCTGGACAATTTAAATCCACTTCAATTGTTGCTTTGTATTCATTTGTAGCATTCCCAATCAAGTCAATGGAATATTGATTATCACGTTTATGAACAACACATTTCACTTTACCACCATTATTGAATACGGAAATATCACTTTCAAGCTGATTTAAACCATTTAAGCATGTTACTAAGCTTGAAGCTGACATCGCTGTTCCACATGCGTTTGTAAAGCCAACACCGCGTTCGAATGTACGGACATAAATATGTCCCTCTTCTAACTGTTTTACGAAGCTTACATTTACTCCATCTGGGAAAAGCTCATTCGGTCCATTTACTTTTGTTGCTAATACTTCCTGAACATCAGAATGAATCATTTCGCTATCTACAATCGTAACTAAATGTGGATTTGGTACAGCTAACGCCGAAAAAAGAAGCGTATCATGTAATTCTGGCAATCGTTCGTTTTGTAATTCGCTTTGTTCAATCACAAGCGGCAAATCCTTAACATCAAAGCTTACCGGTGAGATTTCCACTTTAAACGTTGGGATCCCTTCATATACATCATCTACCTTTTCAACCTCTAAATCCACTTTCATCGTTTCAATAACTAAGTTCTCTTTACCGAGCGTATCAATTGCATAGCGAGCTACACAGCGCAGCCCATTCCCACACATAGATGCTTCCGATCCATCTGCATTAAACACGCGCATTCTTGCATCAGCACGCTCGCTTTTTAATACGAATAAAATACCATCTGCCCCTAATTCACTATCACGATTACATAATGCTAGTGCTAATTGGCGGCGTTCTTCTTCTGTAAAAGAAAGATCCGTCGTTAATTCATCAATAATGAAAAAATCATTACCTGAGCCATGGCTTTTTAATAAATCAATAATCATCTTGTCTCATCCATCCTATCCTGTTGAATACTTAAAAACACTACATTTAATCCTATCATAGCATTTTCAGTTGAATTGTGTCAGTAGGAATCTTCTTTACAAATGGCTTTGTTAATAACGCAAATAAGCCAACAATCAACAGTATTGTATAACAAAGCCTTGTAACTAACTATGGTGCGATATGGCAGCTTTCTCAAAAACTAAAAAGCGTGCGAAACCAAAGCTTCGCACGCAATAAGCCACAAATGGCCCCTATTATTTAACTAATAAGCCTTACAATAATTATAGAAGGAAACAAAGCATGTCCCTCAAGCACCTTACTTAACGTTTTCTAATTCTTTATATCCGTCAACAACCACTTCTAATTCCCCAGTATCTGGAGCGATAATTAACCCATGAACAGGAATGTTTTGTGGAATTAGTGGATGGTTTTTAATACAATTCACACTATGTTTTACACTTTCATACACATCGTCAAATCCGCGAAGCCAATTTTTAATATCAATTCCTGAATTTTCAATTGTTGAAATCGTACCTTCTGGAACACCACGATTAACCATTTTCTTAATCATTTCATCTGTATTAACGGCTGCCATTCCACAATCATGATGCGGAATCACATAAATTTCATCTGCTTTTAATTCATAAACAGCCACAAGAATACTACGCATTACACTTCCAAATGGATGGGAAACGATAGCTCCTGCTGTTTTTAAAATTTTTACGTCACCATTACGAACGTTCATAGATTTTGGAAGCAGCTCGACAAGACGAGTATCCATACAACTAATAACCACCATTTTTTTATCAGGGTATT from Peribacillus asahii carries:
- a CDS encoding spermidine synthase; amino-acid sequence: MDQPFELHGDSIRDYICKDEEPEGDYRILRTFKTPTQRIALVDYIGEMLIYSNGDVMFGTTDGESIYAEVMVHIPMAAARKRKNVLIIGGGGGVTTREALRYSEVEKITTLDIDEVMIDFGKNLEALVQFNQGSLNHPKVQVVIEDGRKFVEKAGEKWDVIIIDLPEPTDKCPELSRLFSREFYSFLKDRLEPGGAISVACSAFPWMPEYFWSIQKTLKKAGFYVLPYHNFVARDGEDWAFCLATTSPVKANDLRMLVPTQYLSLERLTDMFYMPFHFVNFKNKGKVQTDSNTVLLDIVNEAD
- the dapF gene encoding diaminopimelate epimerase yields the protein MIIDLLKSHGSGNDFFIIDELTTDLSFTEEERRQLALALCNRDSELGADGILFVLKSERADARMRVFNADGSEASMCGNGLRCVARYAIDTLGKENLVIETMKVDLEVEKVDDVYEGIPTFKVEISPVSFDVKDLPLVIEQSELQNERLPELHDTLLFSALAVPNPHLVTIVDSEMIHSDVQEVLATKVNGPNELFPDGVNVSFVKQLEEGHIYVRTFERGVGFTNACGTAMSASSLVTCLNGLNQLESDISVFNNGGKVKCVVHKRDNQYSIDLIGNATNEYKATIEVDLNCPEQFNVLTKESFDQEITLYAKLKADVQSYLKEVL
- a CDS encoding beta-class carbonic anhydrase — its product is MSLLNEILDYNEKFVNEGEYTKYQTTKYPDKKMVVISCMDTRLVELLPKSMNVRNGDVKILKTAGAIVSHPFGSVMRSILVAVYELKADEIYVIPHHDCGMAAVNTDEMIKKMVNRGVPEGTISTIENSGIDIKNWLRGFDDVYESVKHSVNCIKNHPLIPQNIPVHGLIIAPDTGELEVVVDGYKELENVK